The DNA sequence TTGATTGCATAACAAGAACAAAACACTTTCGCACAGTAAACAAAAACCCCaataaagtcaaaagaaaactgacaatctgggagaagatatttgcaacatatatccCATACAAAGGGATATccctaatattaaaataaaaaacctctCAAAAATGGAGATCATGAAAGACCAaaagtctgattttaaaatgacttcttttaccCATGAGCAGACAatccacataccacacacacacaaatttaaaaaatggtccttaaacatatgaaaagatgaccATTGCCCTTCACAGTTAGAGAAAACCATCTTAAAACGTCTGGGAGATACCATTTCTCACCTATCGGGAAGGTGAAAATGAAAAGTCTCACAACACGCTTGGCGTTGGTGAGGCTGTGGGAAAACAGGCATTCTCGTATTTGCTGGCGGGAATGCAAATTGGTTTCATCCTTTTGGAAGGAAATTTGGCGATATCCAGTGAAACTATATATGTACTTACCTTTTGACTCAACAACTCctcttctaggaatttaccctgAAGGTACACCTCCAGCAATATGAAAATACTTCTGCATAATTGAATTACTTGTTACgacattatttgtaaaatattagaaacaacttaaatgtggAATATATATGTTCACACGCAAGAATATCTGCACATGAATGGTTGCATAGACTATAGTGCAACCACACAGCGATGTATTGTGCAGATGTGAAAAAGGAGGGAGATCTCTTGAAATGATGTGGAGTGATTCCTAGGATATaattgttaagttaaaaaaaaagcaattatgcTATCTTTTGtggaagaaagaaggggaaattaaaaaatatgcatgtatCTATTTATGTCTGTAAAAAGAAACATCAAAGAATACAGCAGAAATGAATGAGATTGACTACCTGAGAGGATGGGTGGGAACAGGGTGGGACGGATCAGGGGTGTGGGTGACACTTTTCTACTTACCCGCATATGGCTTTTTGCACAGTTTTGACCACactaaaataaatcaacaaagatGGGGGAGGGGCGATAAAACGTAATACATATAGAAACAAGTGACCCTAACTCGACTTCAAATGGATAACATAACCACACTAAATAGAGCAGGGGAGAATTAATCCAATAACTTCCCttgccctcccaccctcccaagtAACTCTTGAACACGTTGTGTTGGCGGTTTGGACTGTATATCCTCAGGCAAAAGACAAAGTGAACAAACGAAAAACCTCTGAAAACAAATACTGAACTCTTCTTAGGTTTGTTTTCACAGTGTTACAGGTTACCAGTGATAAAACTAGGACTGAGcaattaagtaaatatattaaagatactGGGAATGAACTTTTTCCCTACTGGAGAGAGGAAAAACAGATATGGAAAGGGAGAGGCTAGAACGCACTCTGCCATGCTAGACCGGAGTTGGAGGCATCAGCGTGAACTCAGGATTTCTAAGATAGATACAGAAACAGGCGTGTGacaagggggtgtgtgtgtgattccTGGGTCTAGCTCTATTCCCTGAGAGTGCCTGGAAGCAATGACAGTCTCCAGAACAATGAGTCCCCCAAGTGCTCAGCTCTTGGTTTTAAATCCCATTAACCAACAAAAGGAACCAGCGCTGCCTGGGCAGGGAAAGTACAATATGAGCCCAGATCGTTTTTGCTGAGCCAGGAAGCAAGGGGGTGCTCCAAGCATAAAGGGGACATGTCAAAAGGAAACAGGAacaggggcgggggcgggggttactgtttaatgggtagagagtttcagttttgcaagatgaaaagaattctgtgaatggatggtggtgacggtaTCACGACAGTGTGattgtacttaatgccactaaactgtacacttcaaaatgatgaacataaattttacattatgtgccttttaccacaataaagaaaGTAAAGTGTTTTATTTGagaacctatttttttaaaaagatacagaagCCAGCCTGAAGGGGCTCCCATTGACCAAGTCTTAGACAATTTGAGCattacaataaataataatagtaacaaattATAACCCGTCCAATAAAATAACGATCTAATAGTGCATattgatataaatgaatgaatgagaagggAAATACCTTCCGTCAATAGAACGCCACgcaataaatgtagaaggaatgatagaGTTAGAAAATCACATAGTAATAATTATTTCAGGCAAGAATAATCAATATATACTAAACTTAATGATGAGATAAATTAGTTGGATGAGAAACAGAATATTAACACAGTCTCAGTGATTCTCCCCTAAGATACTGATTAATTCAAAGGGAAAAGGAGTAactggcagacaccaccttagcAAAACGATCAGAGCTAACCTCAGCAGTAATGGTGACATCAGATTCCTCCAGATACAGTGCACTAGAAGAACATAGCACCACTTCTGGGGTAGTCTTGGTACATCACCTATATTCTTCAAAGCTAAAAGACAGAGAAGCTTCCAGATCAAAGCACTAAAGAGGCATGACAAGGGAATGCAATGTGTCCCAGATTGGATGCCAGGCGCTTTTTagcattgctttttctttcaCTGTAGAAGACATTAGAGGGACAAATGGAGAACCGAAGAAATCCATAGTGTGCGTCAACGTTAATTTCCTGACTTTGATAATTGTACTGTGGTTATggagagaatgtccttgtttttcaGAAGCTACCCCGAGGAGCTTAGGAGTGAAAGGTCATTAACTGCAGTTTATTCTCAAACAGTTCACAAAAGCaaggaaggtggggagagagaatgaaaaaggaaacatagtCAGGTGTTAACATTTGGTGATTCTGGGCAAACGCtctatgggatttttttttttttttttttggtataatttttgcaacttctttgaatctgaaattattttcaaaacgaaatgttttgttgttgttattgttgttttagtGCAGGTTTTTCTGATTCAGTTTCAGCTGAATTCTAAAACGAGGAGCTGGACCCTCTAAAGCAGTTCTTCCTACCAACGTGCTTAAGACCTACTTGCAGAAACCTTGGGAAACACCCTGTCTCCTGCGCAGCAGAGACGGGACAGATGCTTCTGGGAGCAGCTGGACAGCAGAGGGATGCTTTCTCTAGAGGCAGTTGTTGGGGTGCCCCATGGTGGGAGGTGCATGGGGTGCCTCCCCTCTCTGCAAGCTGAGAGGGGCTTCGAGGAGGCCATCTGCAGAGCTTGACCTGTGTGTCCCGGATTctgaggggctgaggctgggcagGCCCTGTGCCTGGAAAATCCTATAGGTAAGATGCTGGCCTGGCCAGCCGCTCCTTGGTGGGCTCAGGAGAGGCTGCCGTGCAGGCGAGTCTTGTCAGGGTGGCGCAGGCCTGCTGGCTCCTGGGTCCAGCTGAGGAGCTGGGTGCAGAGACGGCTTGGAGCTGTCCAAAGGGACTTTGTGCAAGAGGGCTGGGGGAGTTGCAGGCAGTGCAGCGGGACCCAGTAGAGGGGATCCTTGGACACAGTGTCCCAGGTGGCCAGCTTGAAACATCTGCTCCAACCAGACCAAAGCCACCTAGTGAAGAAAGAGCACCGTGCAAGGAAAACCTTTCCTGCCCTTCCTTCTCCTACCCCCATCCGCACTCCCCAAGGAGGAGCTGAGCTGGTGAGGGTGTAGGTGCAGGGGGAGAGGCTGGGGCCAGAAAGAGCACTGAACACCCCTTGGGCCCCTCCCAAGTTCATACATGTCCCTCTGGCTGCAGGGGAGGGAGCCCAGGGGGACAGGCAGTAGATCCCTGGTCCCCTGTGATCAAGCTGTGTCATCGAGAGGCGTTGAGTGGGGAGAAGAGGGCCCGGGGGAGGCTGATAAGAGTCAGGCCGGCTGTCACAGCCTCAGAACCCAGAGCTGAGCTGCTGAATAGAGAACCCACAGGAGCAGACAGGACTCCACGGCTGCCGGGCTGCGGCTCCAGCCCTCACCAAGGGCCTGGGCGGGCAGGGGCGCCCCTGCTGGTGAGGCTGAGTCACGGCCACACCCCCGGCCCTgtgggggcaggctggggagcCCTATGAACCCCAGGCCAAGGTGGCCCAACAGGGGCCTCGGGACAGCATCCCCACCAGGCCCCACTGCACCTTCGTGCAAATTAGAGAAGGCAACCCTTGCTTCCATTCCTTCAGACCTCCTACGGCCCTTTGGAGACGTGAATGGTGCCCCCTGGAACCTGTGGACTTGGTGGGCTCTCTGTGAGCTCTTCCAGGAGAGCGTCGGATTCTATTCTATTAGTAATTCATTTCTGAAACTCCAAAGCCCCACACTTGAGGCAGGCTTGGTGAATGCTGACAATTAGACGAAGTTCTAGGTAAAAGCATGGCAACATACTTGTTACCTTCTAAATGTTCAAGCCTATGGACAGGTACTCTagcctctctggggatgatactTGCAGCCCAGGACTTGGCACATTGTAGGTGCGCAGTCGTAATAGCTAATATTCACTGCATGCAAGAGCACTAAGCAGTAAGTATGAATCACATTATGATGTAAATACTGCAAATGGTATAAAGTGAGGCTTGAAGAAGTTTCGTACCTAACTAGCCAGGTGTTGTGAGCAGGGTGCTATGGAGCAGAGATTCCAGTCCCGGACCTTGGGCTTCTGGAAGCCCTTTCTTATGCGCATGTCGTTCTGGCTGGTCAGAATGCACTCTCTGATTGAACATGCCTGTCTCTCTCCTCAGGTGACTTGAAAAGGTACAGGCTTAAAACCAACACCCACACCGAGAATAAGTGAAAGAATTGGTTCCCAGGCAGTTACAAGGCTGGATTTGATATAAAGAGCAAAGTTGAGGCTAATCAGAATGTTCTGACATGCTGAACTTGGGGAAGAGGAGAACTGAATCCAAACACCCCAGCAGGGCTGAAGGACGTCAAGGAACTGACAGCGGAGGGGAAACAAGCCACTCGGGGCGGGCACGAGGCTGCTAAAGTGAGGAGGTTCAAGGCAGGACTCGGCGACGTGCTCAGGTGAGAACTTCAGGATGTGTTTTGTGCAACTTCAGCTCTATCTGCAGCAGAGAGACTCTGGGTCACTCTAGGTCACAGGGGTTTAGCATGTGGGAATGACAGCCACTCTGCTCTGGAGCCTGGGTCACTTGGGcggccctctccctgcctccagccctaCTAGGGAGGAGACGGTGAGGTGGGTTCAACCCTGACCAATGGGGAATGGATGTCAAGGGGCAGCCTTTGTCTCGGGCACTGATCTTGGTTCCAGACGACGACAGACAGGGCAGGACGGGCTGCACAGAGCCCATGTTCACTGGTCTCTGCACGGGTGCTGCAGCAAGTGCCCTTCACAGGTTAGCacgaggtaggtactattatcattcCCAATTTagagatggggagactgaggttCACAGAGGTCAAGTGACTTTCTCAGGGTCACAGCTAGCAAGTCACAAAGGCTGGGCTGCTGTGCTTGTCTGGGAGCCTGTACCCTTGACCGCCTGGTCCTGTCTCCCTTTCAAGCCGAATCCAGAACTGTATTAAAAAGCGCAAGGCTGCTCTTCCCAGAAGTGGACACCAGGGGGCAGTGTAACCAGCAGAAATTTGAAGTCTGGCTGTCCTCCAGCTTAACCGTCACCCTGAAAAGCATCTGAGGAATGTCTGGTTTTTAATATTGTCCTCTAAATGGAGAGGACATGCAAAAAACCATGAAGAGTGACAGACCGTGATTACAGATAGGGCTATCTGGGAGTCCATGTTTTGTCCAAGCCTCTCAAGCCCACCTCTCCAAACCCAAACCCTCCTCTTGAGCACAGACCACCTCTGACATCCTCATCTCTGCCATCCGGTTGGTGCTGAACAAACACAGGGATGACCCAAATACTGGGTTGGTGGAGGGAGGAGTCAGAGGTCCTCTGCAGAGGTGGGCACACCCCCTCCCAACCCCAGGCTTTTCCACCCAAACGTGCCATGCCCAAAGCCCAGGCACAGGCAGGGATGTGGTGGCATCTGTTGGCTCTATTTAAGGGTCTTGGGTCTTGCCCCCTGGTACTTGGCTGTGTCCCTCCTCAGTGAGGTTGTTGCTCCAGGTGGGAGCATTTTAGGTGCTTGCAGGGATAGGTGGGAGCTACACTGGCTTAGCCAAAGCCATTCCCTCCACTGTGGGACCAAAAGTGCTGGCCAGCCTCCACCTGATACCTCCAGAGCTGTAGCCAATGGACAGCTTCGGCAGGACGATGAGCAGCCCTGCACTGGGTTCAGACGGGCCTGCGTTGGACCAGCTCTAGAACTGCGGTTTCCTCTTCCATAGCATGGTGTTATGAACACCTGCTACAAGGGCGCTGGTGGGATTCcatgggaggtgggggagcagaATGGCCATTGGCTTTGGCTTCAGAGTCAATGAGACCAGGCACTGAGGCCGGCTCTGCTCTTGGTACCCATTTCCAGCACGACCTAGGAAGGGCCCACGATCTCCGAGCCTTGGTCTCACCGTCTGTAAGATGGGGGTGGGAACGAGATCGAtctcatggggttgttgtgagaatcaCAAGAAATAATTCAAAGGCACTAGCTGGTCCAGAACAAACCCTGAATAAACGACAGCTGCTGCTCAGGGTGGTGTTACAGAACGTCTTTGGCACACAGTAGACGGCAAACTTGTCTTCATTGACTAAGTACACATGGTGCGTGCGGTGATGCACTTAGAACCGTGGCCAGCACATGGGAAGCAGAAAGCAgttaaataagatattaaataaaaaggacGTACAGCATGGAGGAAGAAGACCTGATCCCTATCCTAAAGTCAGGCCCAGTGTAGTTGTTTTTTTGTCCCATTCACCTCCACTGTCAGGCCCAGTGTTTGACACCTCTGATACCTGCAATATGGCAACAGGCAGCACAGGGATGGTGTCTGTCCTCAAGGATTTAACTGTAGGGAAAGAGAGGAGAACATGGTGCTGTGGGAAGGAGGGGGCCTCTGGGCAGGTCCCCCCCAACAGGAATGTTGGCTcttaccctcccctccccattgcgccctccctgcccccaggatcTCCCCACCCCTATTGTCCCCGTTGTACAACAATGCCCGATCAAGCTGCCCAAAATGCCACATCCATGACGTTCCTCCTGTACTTAAAAACTCAGCGCTGTCCAAGTTCTGCTGCAGGGCCCGCATTCCTCACTGGGGCGGGGCAGCCCCAGGTGGGCGGGGCAGCTCCAGGTGGGCGAGGGCTGGCCCAGGAACAGTGGGGGCCGATCCACATCTGCCCCAATCTGGCTGTGCAACCCATTGGAAGTTACTCAGGCGCCTCTAGGCCCCGGTTCTGTCACATTTAAGGAGTAGGTTGGGCCAGGCAAGCCTGGCTCCTACAGCTCTAGGATGTTGAACTTCACCTTCCCAAATTTCACTCCTCATGTAAACTCGTGTTTCATTCAAACTGGCCCACACTTGGCATCTGGAACACTCTTGTTCCTCCCACTCCAGCTTTGCCCTTTCCTCTGCTCCCATTTgattccccctccccttccccatctcctGAGACCCTTCCCAAGGCCCCTTTCTCCAAGACCCCTTTCTCCAAAACCCCTTTCTTCAAGACCCCTTTCTCCAAGACTTTTCATGGCCTCTTTGGGGGGGTCTCCTCCGCTCCCAAGGCTGAGGACAGCTCCATCTGTTCTCTCCAGCCCATGTTGCCCTTCTGAGTGTCACACCTGGAGGGACAATTGTCACTTTCCCCACAAGCACTGCAAACATAGGTTGCCCTTAAACTGAGCTCCTCATCCCCCTGCCCGCTCCCCcaatctgcctctgcctctcacaACCACGGTTGACTTGGTTCCAGCCAGGAACCAGGGTGTCAGCCTgacttccccttctccctcttccatAGCCCCTTGAACCTGAGTCCTTCAGTTCCACCCCCTAAGTGCCCGTTGACTCCACCTGCTCCTGTCTGGTCCTGCTGACACCGCCTTGGCTTGGGCTGCCCTTACTCCTGACGCAGACACAGgtggcctcctaactggtctcttcATGCTCCAAAACATCCTCCCTGCAACCCAAGGGGTGGTCCAAGTTGCAAATCTGACCATGTCACTCCCTTGCCTACAGCCCTTAAGTGGATAAAGAAGTATCGCCTGCTCCAGTTTTGCTTTCGCTAACAACGGTCAAGGGCTCACTAAGTACCAGGAGTGCTGCCGATCCTTCAGGGCCAGTTCACATCCCATCTCATTCATCCGTTCATCTGTTCGTCCATTCCTTCAATATGCTAAATGCCAGGGACTATGCTAGATGTTTACAGACATTATACAATTTAATCTAAACAAAGATCAGGGTCACAACTATTATAACTCCCTTTTgcaagagaggaaactgaggcacagggaggaaaTTGCTCAAGAACACACTGGGGAGTTCCTAGGAGCAGGATCCTAGTGGGTCTTTGACTCACTCCCTGCCAAGAGGAAAGGCTTTATGGAGAAAGCAGGGCCTTGGGTGGAAACTTCAGTGTTCAGCATGTGACAGTTCAGCGTGTGACACTGGATCAATGAGGaaagccccaggcccctcccctatAGTCCAGGACCAGGACCGGAACAGTAAGAAGAACAGCGTCCCCTTCAGCCCTCACCCCTCCCTGGTCCCAGACCACACGAGTAActggccctcctccctcctgcagtACACAGATGGTCAGTCTCCCCTCCAAGTTACCTGGGGAATAACTCAGAAGGGGACCCACAGAACCaatccctcctccttcctgatttacaggtgggaaaactgagacctCTCCCAGCATCTCACCCTACAAAAATGCAGTTCTCGTGACTTTGATCTAGTGCCCCTTCTACTCTTCCTCCCTCAAAGTCTTTCCCAAGGATCCCTGATAACCCCAGGTCAGGGAGCAGGAAAGAGGCGTTGGTGGTGGCAACGCACCTGGAACCCACCTGGGTTGGGCTGccctgccactcactggctgtaTGAGTCCACAGTCACTTCACTTCTGTggccccatctgtaaaatgggtacagtAATACCAGCCTCGCAGGGTTGCTGAGAGCTTAAACGaataatacacatacacaaaacatctggcacatagaaggtgctcagcTAACCTTAAGTCCAACTGCTGTCCTCAAAGAACTCATGCGGTGGGAAAGAACCCACTCCCAGCCACCCCtggcccccgccccccaacacacaaAGGGCAGGATGACAAGATATCCGAAAACAGATACAGGCCCATGCTGTGGGAACTTCAGGAGGGAGAAGTTTCTTCCCATGTCGGCTGTTTGATAACCAGACTGCACAAAGGAAAAGCCCGAATGCGAGGACAAACGGGGGTCTCACTCGCTGTTCTCCCAGTGTGGGGGCCCCGGTCTTCCCCAGACACAGGGGCGTGGCCAAGAGTCCCGGGGTGCGGGCCCGCCGCAGCCGCAGAGCAGGGCGCGCGTGGGGCGGGCGGGGACCCCCGCGGCGCCGCCGAGCCCGCGCGGACTACAGCTCCCGGCGTGCCCCGCGCGGCACCCGCCGCCCCCGCGCCGGGCGGAGGATGCAGACGGCGGCGGGCGAGGAGGATGGAGGCCGGGGAGGCAGcgccggcgggggcggggggccgctCCGCGGGCGGCTGGGGCAAGTGGGTGCGGCTCAACGTGGGGGGCACGGTGTTTCTGACCACCCGGCAGACGCTGTGCCGCGAGCAGAAGTCCTTCCTCAGCCGCCTGTGCCAGGGGGAAGAGCTGCAGTCGGACCGGGTGAGGCCCGCGGGGTGGGCGGCGGTCGGGCCGGGGTCCTCTGCTCCCCAGCGCGGGGCTGCTCGGCCTGGCCCGCCTGCCGGGCTGGGGACCCCGCTGGGGTGGCTTCCGAGGAGCCGGAGGCGGGAAGGACTGGCAGGAGGACGGGAGGGGAAGTGGATCTGAGAGTGCGGGATGTGTCCATTGCCGTGGCAACGGGACAACGCAGGCCGTGGCCATTTGGAGCTTTTGAGCGCGGCCCGATGGGCCCTCTCCCCCTCTTTTGGGGCCGTGGGGAAGGATAGACATGTCGGGCCTTCTCTCTTCCCCAAAGGGGAAGGAGCTGATGAGCCTGCTTTTCCCTGCCCTTTGGGGTGTGGGTGGCCGAGGGGTGCCCGGTGCGGGGTGGAGGAGTCCTGGGGTGCCTTCCAGCTGGGCTTACTCTGGGAGGAGCACTGGCCGGGAGGACACCATTTCTGGGCTCCCGTCCTGACTGCAGCAAACTGCATGACCTTTCCCtgctctgggctcagcctcctcatctgtgACCTGGTCTGGAGTTGACCTCTAAGGTCCTCTGTCCCCTACATCCTGTGACCGTCGGATAcgctgaccttgggcaagtccccttCACCTCTTGGTGCCTCTGTTCGCTCTGTAGAGTTGTACTggtgcctgccctgcctgcctgcaggCTGCTAGCGTCCAATGAGATAGTGGCTCCTTCGCAAACTTGTAAACATCCCCCGAAAGTCTAGGGATTTGGTGGAGCTACTGGGCCTGGCTTCAGGGGGACAGCCTCTAGCAGGGACATTCACTGAGCCCGGCACTGGGCTGGGTGCCACTCAGACCTCCTCTCACTGGGTGCTCACAGGGACCCCTAATGATGGCGGAGaggagtgaggctcagagaggccaaaccacaggcccaaggtcacatagtcaGGAAAAGGCAGAGGCAgggtttgaactcaggtctgtctgacccAGAGTCTTTTTTCCCATCATTTCCTCCTTGTTTCAGGGAAGAGCAGACTGCactgtccctccttccctccctgcagtCCTTTCCCGGGCCTGTGGTGAGGGCACATGTGCAGGTTTGGGCAAGGGAGAGGCCTCACTCCTCTCTCGCTGCCTGTCCCTTACCTCCATAGGATGAGACCGGGGCCTACCTCATCGACCGTGACCCCACCTACTTTGGGCCCATCCTGAACTTCCTCCGTCATGGCAAGCTGGTGCTGGACAAGGACATGGCCGAGGAGGGTGAGTTGGTCCAGGGGGCTGGCCTGGGGCCCACATGCTAGCCCTGCCAGGGTCTTCTGTGGCGGCTCAAAGCCATTTCTCCCAGTCAGGACAGACGTCTGCTTTCTCCCATGTTTCCTGCGTCTTGCCATCCCAGATAGGGCCGCATCCCAAAGCATCCACCTGGGCTGAGCCTGCGGGCTCTGCCAAGCTGACAGGCCCGAGCTTTCCCTGGGTGCTGCTGGGGAGGTGATGGAGACACAGGACAGAGGGAGCCAGTGAAGCCCTGCGGCGTCTGTCGTGGGCAGGGCTGCCCTTTCTCCCTGGCCTCCTGGGAAGCCAGGTATGGACGGTCACACCCAGAGGCTGGGCTCGGGAATGAGGTGGAGACAGGCGTGGGAAGAGCTGTCACTCTCTTTCTCTGGGTGATCTAGTATCTCAGATTCTGCCTGGTGAGGGCTTGCAGTCGGCAAGTGGGCGGGGCGGTGACTCTCCCCTAAGGCTGGCAGCTCTGCCGCACCGTGCTGGTTGTAGGTAGAGGCAGGGGGCAGCGAGAGGAGTCTGCTCCCCAGCAGGGCTTTGGTCCTTCCCAGGCCTGGGTAGCTAAGGCCCTGTAGGTAGATGTCCACATCTGGACCTAGCAGATGGTGGGGAAGCCCTGTCTGGGAGAATGACTGCTTAGCAGAGCCCCAGCCAAGGGCAGGGACGATAGTCAGTGCCAAGGTAACTCTTCCTTGGGGTATAGGGTATGGTCTGGGTCGGCTAACCCAGTCAGGCCAGCTCATACATGTCACTTCTCTCGGCATCTCCCATgatgtctataaaatgggggtggtGATCTGCATCTTGGAAACACACTTTGGGACCACAGATGTGAGTCCTGTGCCTGGCACTTGTGCCTGTGTGTGGAGCACAGCCCGTGCCTCCCCACTCTGGTCCGTGGTCTCCCCTCCGTCACCCCTGTGGGATACAGTGGTCGGGAGGCCAAGCAACTCCCCAGTAGGTCAGGGCTGCGGCATCAGAGCCCACCATAGGTACCTGGCTGTGCAGAGCCCCAGGGGAGCACAGATGCCATGGGCGTGGTCTGGGCTCAGGAGCAGGTCCCACGGGGAGGGGAGGTAAACACTCCAGCTGCGTCACAGCCAACACTTGTTTACAGGTTCTGGGTTTCAGAAGGCCCTGCTACTCCTGGCACCTTCTGACAGGGCTAGGGCCCCTGCAGGGGATCTGGGGGagacttactagctgtgtgacattgggaaaATCACCTAACCCTTCTGTGCCTCCGTGCCCCCATTGTGAAACGGGTGACAATAGCACCCAGCTTGTGAGCTGTCGCAAGGATAAAAGGGCTAGCACCAGGGCAGCATGTAGCTCGTgtagcggctataaatacagacgaCGCTTTGCTCGCTCACCTGCGCTCATCTCCTGCTGCGCgacccggttcctaacaggccacagactggtaccagtccgagGCCCGGGGTTGGGGACTGAAGGCTTatgagcaacagaaatttatttctcaaagttctagaGGCTAGGAGTCCAAGAGCAGAGTGCCGGCATGTAGGGCTCTGGAGAGGGCCTTCTTCCAGGTTGCAAACTGCTGACTTCTCGTCTATCCTCACGGCAGAAAGAGAGCGCCactagctctctggcctcttatTAAAagaacactaatcccatcatggggacTCCACCCTCCTgtcttaatcacctcccaaaggcgcCCCCcccaataccatcacactggggattagttttcagcatataaactttggggggacacagacattcagtccgTAAAAGGCCCTGTCCCCAGAGGCCCATCAAGGAAAGGGCCTGAAGGCCCCCTGCCCTGTAGAGCTTAGGGGAGTCTAAACACCTGGGAGCTCCTTCCACTTCACTGGGGGGGGTGACTTGCTTAATCTGTCAGGTCAGTTCagttgtaaaatggggacagcgATACCTGCTTTCCTCATGTCCCCAGGACTCGTGATGAGCGCGCGGGGGCCTTTGCAGACTGTGAAGTGCTGCAGCTGGGTGGTGCACAGGCACAGAGATCGTGCATTTCTGGCGGGAAAACACGGGCTCCGTAGTCTGAGGAGCTTGAACTTACTCTGCCACTTGTTGGCTGTGCGACCTTGGACAAGCTGCTTCTCTGTCAGAGCCCGAGTCTCCCTAGTTGTTCAACGCAGAGGATGAAAGTACCTACTTCTCGTTCTGTGAATTAAATGCCGTCAAGAGTGGAATGTGCCTCCCACGGTGCCTGGCGCTCAGCATGTGCTTGATCAGTGGGGGACACGTACTCAGGGGTCAGCCAAGGCCCTCCTCGTGGTGACATTCTAGGGATCGGTCCCAGCGAGCCTGCTGTCTCTTGGTAACCCTAGAGCAGCCCAGAGCGTGGACTGCAGGGGTCCCTGGGTTCCCATGCTCAGCACAGTGGGAGGGACGCAGAGCTGGCTGAGGGGCGGCACCGGCCCCTTCCACAGGGAGCGTGGGCTCCCAGGGAGGAAGGGCTCCCTCTTGCCTGACCTCTGAACTCACAGATGCTCAGCTCACCTCTCAGatgtggctggagcaggaggTGGGTTTGGAGGCAGAGGGGACAAGGGGAAAATGGGGCTTGGGGGCAGTAGGAGTGACCTGGCTGCTCTGTCTTTGCCAGGGGTGCTGGAGGAAGCGGAGTTCTACAACATCGGCCCGCTGATCCGCATTATCAAAGACCGGATGGAAGAGAAGGACTACACAGTCACCC is a window from the Eulemur rufifrons isolate Redbay chromosome 16, OSU_ERuf_1, whole genome shotgun sequence genome containing:
- the KCTD17 gene encoding BTB/POZ domain-containing protein KCTD17, whose amino-acid sequence is MRKAPGPSPIVQDQDRNSKKNSVPFSPHPSLVPDHTSNWPSSLLQYTDVWGPRSSPDTGAWPRVPGCGPAAAAEQGARGAGGDPRGAAEPARTTAPGVPRAAPAAPAPGGGCRRRRARRMEAGEAAPAGAGGRSAGGWGKWVRLNVGGTVFLTTRQTLCREQKSFLSRLCQGEELQSDRDETGAYLIDRDPTYFGPILNFLRHGKLVLDKDMAEEGVLEEAEFYNIGPLIRIIKDRMEEKDYTVTQVPPKHVYRVLQCQEEELTQMVSTMSDGWRFEQLVNIGSSYNYGSEDQAEFLCVVSKELYSSPHGLSSESSRKTKSTEEQLEEQQQQEEEVEEVEVEQVQVEADTQEKAQSSQDPANPSSLPPPPPPPPAGGSRLHPLRPEAELAVRASPGPLARPQSCHPCCYKPEAPGCEAPDHLQGLGVPI